In Candidatus Zixiibacteriota bacterium, a genomic segment contains:
- the galT gene encoding galactose-1-phosphate uridylyltransferase — protein sequence MPQLRKDPVTGRWVIISTNRRRRPSSFESVSEPGPAQLCPFCPGHEESTPPEILAYRQSGTEPNRPGWSLRVFPNKYPALQVEGNLTREPHGLYDMMQGVGAHEVIIETPEHSCDMAEMDENAIRDVLWAYRERMADLARDRRLKYILVFKNHGAAAGASLEHAHSQLIATPIIPKKVLEEIEGSRKYFEFKERCVFCDIIRQELLDKERIVKDYDSFIAVEPFASRFPFETWILPKTHQSSYLEMSESDFTILARTLKDILQRLKIALNDAPFNYILHTRPVSKEYHEFYHWHFEIMPKLTKVAGFEWGSGFYINPTSPEEAAAYLRNVDIDAASKPTKISVEEENH from the coding sequence ATGCCGCAACTGAGGAAGGATCCCGTCACTGGCCGTTGGGTGATTATTTCCACGAATCGGCGACGCAGACCCAGTTCATTTGAGTCGGTGTCTGAACCCGGCCCGGCACAGCTGTGCCCTTTCTGCCCTGGCCATGAAGAGAGCACTCCACCTGAGATTTTAGCCTATCGTCAGTCAGGAACCGAGCCCAACCGACCCGGTTGGTCGTTGCGCGTTTTCCCCAATAAGTACCCTGCTCTACAGGTGGAGGGGAATCTGACTCGGGAACCGCACGGACTCTATGATATGATGCAGGGAGTGGGAGCGCACGAGGTGATTATCGAAACCCCAGAACATAGTTGTGATATGGCCGAGATGGATGAGAATGCCATTCGTGATGTCCTGTGGGCCTACCGGGAAAGAATGGCGGATCTGGCCCGCGATCGCCGTCTGAAATATATTTTGGTTTTCAAGAATCACGGAGCGGCGGCTGGGGCTTCGCTGGAGCACGCTCACAGTCAGCTCATAGCCACGCCGATCATTCCCAAGAAAGTGTTGGAAGAAATTGAGGGCAGTCGCAAATATTTCGAGTTCAAGGAACGTTGTGTCTTTTGTGACATAATCCGGCAAGAATTGCTGGACAAGGAACGTATCGTTAAAGATTATGATTCGTTCATCGCTGTCGAGCCGTTTGCCTCGCGGTTTCCGTTTGAAACCTGGATTCTACCTAAGACCCACCAATCGAGTTATCTGGAGATGAGCGAATCTGATTTCACCATTCTGGCGCGGACGCTCAAGGATATTCTCCAGCGACTGAAGATTGCGCTTAATGATGCCCCGTTTAACTATATCCTTCACACACGACCGGTATCGAAGGAATATCACGAGTTCTACCACTGGCATTTTGAGATCATGCCCAAGCTGACCAAGGTTGCCGGTTTTGAGTGGGGCTCCGGTTTCTATATCAATCCTACAAGTCCCGAAGAAGCTGCCGCTTATCTACGCAACGTTGATATTGATGCGGCATCCAAGCCAACGAAGATCTCAGTCGAGGAAGAGAATCACTAA